In the genome of Prosthecobacter dejongeii, the window TTTTCTACATGGCGCCTGAACAACTCACCCGCGCCCCAGTGGATGTCCGCACGGATCTTTACTCCCTCGGTTGCGTATTTTATGAGGCTCTTTCGGGTCGTAAAGCCTTTGATGGGGAATCGTTGAACATCGTGATTGATAAGCATATCAACCACGACATCATCCCTCTGAATCTCGTGGCACCGCATGTTCCGCCTTGGCTTGGAGCCTGGGTGCTGCGGCTGATGGCGTTGAATCCGGAAGATCGCCCCACGGGCGCCCAGCAAGCCATCGAAGAATTCCGCGCTTGGGAAAAAATGTCTGCGGCACCGCCGATGATGCCCTGGATGCCGCCAAATTACGGCCAACAGTCCGGTGCCTACACGCAGCCCATGTACCCAGGGGCTGTCACTACCAGCACCATTCCCGTCCAACCTGGCTACTATCAACAACCGCCCGCTGAGATGTATGCACAGCCGGTTTTGGAGGTGATCCCAGATGCTGAGCCGATCATGGAAATGGCGGCTTATACCACCCCTATTTCCCGGCCGAGTCCTGCGACAGGTCGCCCCCCCATCGGTCGCCGGACGGTTCCAGTCAGCAAGTCTCCCTCAGCGAGGCTGCATTCCTCACCTTCGCAGAAACTGTCAGAACCCGCTGCATCCAAAGGCAAACTTTTCGCCATCATTGGGGCCGGTGTCGCCTTGGTGCTGGTTTCGGGTTGGTTTTTCTTTAGTGGCAAAAAAGATCCTGCCAGTGGAGGATCTGCGTCTCCGACCATTCTTGCCACAGGACCTGCTGCAGTCACCTATCAGTTGCCACAGGATCGTCTGTTTCCACCAGTGGATCGCGATATTTGTCTGCATTGGGTCGCGGGTGTCGGTGGTACAGGGAAAGATGGTAAACTGGCCGGGCCCGATGGGGTGGTGGTGGAATGGCATGATATCGCCCCCTTGGCCAATGACAATCTGGCCAGAGCCTACAACAAGAATGCAGACTACTCGCCGAAACGTAGCTTCTGGCCCACGCCTAAGGACGGTATCATTGGTGCCAAACCGAATCGTAGCGTGCTAGATTTCCGTCCACGGGAAGGTCGGCCTATTGCGCTTTCCATGACCGACGCTGCTGGAGAAGCTGGGAAATTTCCCTTTGGGGACGTTGCTCCTAAAGGCGAACGTGGTTTGACCTTAGCGGTTGTGTTTCAGGTCGATCCCTCACGGCTGCCGATGCGCATCTTAACCTTGTCCAATGACAAAGGCGCAACTGTCATCCTGCGAGTGGATCAATCCAAAAAAATCATCGCTGAATTTCGCAATGGCAGTTCCAGCAGCACCATCACGAGCAACACGGCAGACCCAAC includes:
- a CDS encoding serine/threonine-protein kinase, with protein sequence MAERYKIYDKLGAGGVGAVFRAYDNELKRWVAIKRLISANDASGDTGLAAELRREADALASLRNPNIVTIFDVASDAEGLFMVMELLEGEDLADVVARGPLHYDDFKELASQTLEGLLAAHQRHILHRDIKPENIKVERLPGGRMQSKIIDFGLAREGMRARKQTEDQEGTVMGSIFYMAPEQLTRAPVDVRTDLYSLGCVFYEALSGRKAFDGESLNIVIDKHINHDIIPLNLVAPHVPPWLGAWVLRLMALNPEDRPTGAQQAIEEFRAWEKMSAAPPMMPWMPPNYGQQSGAYTQPMYPGAVTTSTIPVQPGYYQQPPAEMYAQPVLEVIPDAEPIMEMAAYTTPISRPSPATGRPPIGRRTVPVSKSPSARLHSSPSQKLSEPAASKGKLFAIIGAGVALVLVSGWFFFSGKKDPASGGSASPTILATGPAAVTYQLPQDRLFPPVDRDICLHWVAGVGGTGKDGKLAGPDGVVVEWHDIAPLANDNLARAYNKNADYSPKRSFWPTPKDGIIGAKPNRSVLDFRPREGRPIALSMTDAAGEAGKFPFGDVAPKGERGLTLAVVFQVDPSRLPMRILTLSNDKGATVILRVDQSKKIIAEFRNGSSSSTITSNTADPTLASTVLLTWQASTGATELRAKDAPGKTFRGTGKTTPPSAPLSRLQVGKVVDANQDNAPAEEQYSGYLAEIVMYSSFLKLDQVQLLESKVLRDHYIQGPPTTPVPAPAPSVPNK